Proteins from one Doryrhamphus excisus isolate RoL2022-K1 chromosome 19, RoL_Dexc_1.0, whole genome shotgun sequence genomic window:
- the atl1 gene encoding atlastin-1 isoform X1: MAKHRKDRDSWGEWSLGDKNVYDWSSEEEESDGRARPIQVLLVKDDHTFELDEAALSRILLAEEVRDREVVAISVAGAFRKGKSFLMDFMLRYMYNHARQDWLGLADEPLTGFSWRGGSERETTGIQIWSEVFLVDRPDGTKVAVLLMDTQGTFDSQSTLRDSATVFALSTMISSMQVYNISQNVQEDDLQHLQLFTEYGRLAMEETFLKPFQSMIFLIRDWSFPYEFPYGQEGGMKFLEKRLKISENQHEELQNVRKHIHSCFTNISCFLMPHPGLKVATNPHFDGRIKEIDAEFTSNLELLVPWLLSPDNIDVKEINGSKITCRGLLEYFKAYIKIYQGEELPHPKSMLQATAEANNLAAVAAAKDLYNKKMEEVCGGDRPFLAPSELQARHAVIREEALQVFRGVKKMGGEEFSRRYLQQLEGEVDEVFVQYIKHNDSKNIFHAARTPATLFVVIFVMYVAAGITGFVGVDIIASLCNMVLGLALITLCTWAYIRYSGEYRELGAVIDQVAGALWDQGNTNEALHKLYNVAANHRHLYQHAFPRHQTAEAAEAGEERDKKKD; this comes from the exons ATGGCGAAACAccgcaaagacagggacagctgGGGTGAGT GGTCCCTCGGTGACAAGAATGTCTACGACTGGAGTTCCGAAGAGGAGGAGTCGGACGGGCGGGCGCGGCCCATCCAGGTTCTGCTAGTGAAAGACGACCACACCTTCGAACTGGACGAGGCGGCGCTGAGTCGCATCCTGCTGGCCGAGGAGGTCCGGGACCGTGAGGTGGTGGCCATCTCCGTGGCCGGAGCGTTCCGTAAGGGGAAGTCCTTCCTGATGGACTTCATGCTGCGTTACATGTACAACCAT GCGCGCCAAGACTGGCTCGGTCTGGCGGACGAGCCCCTGACCGGCTTCTCCTGGAGGGGGGGCTCAGAGAGGGAGACCACCGGGATCCAGATCTGGAGTGAGGTCTTTCTGGTGGACCGACCTGATGGAACAAAG GTGGCGGTGTTGCTCATGGACACACAAGGCACCTTTGACAGCCAGTCCACACTGAGGGACTCGGCCACCGTCTTTGCCCTCAGCACCATGATCAGCTCCATGCAG GTTTACAACATCTCACAGAACGTCCAAGAGGATGACCTTCAGCACCTGCAG CTGTTCACGGAATACGGCCGACTGGCGATGGAGGAGACGTTTCTCAAACCTTTTCAG TCCATGATATTCCTCATCCGAGACTGGAGTTTCCCCTACGAGTTTCCATACGGGCAGGAAGGAGGCATGAAATTCCTGGAAAAGAGACTGAAG ATCTCGGAGAACCAGCACGAGGAGCTGCAGAATGTCCGCAAGCACATCCACTCGTGCTTCACCAACATCTCCTGCTTCCTGATGCCTCACCCGGGTCTCAAGGTGGCCACCAACCCGCACTTTGACGGACGGATTAAAG AGATCGACGCCGAGTTCACCAGCAACTTAGAGCTTCTGGTCCCGTGGCTCCTCAGTCCTGACAACATCGACGTGAAGGAGATCAACGGGAGCAAAATCACCTGCCGAGGCCTGCTGGAGTACTTCAAG GCCTACATCAAGATTTACCAGGGCGAAGAGCTCCCGCATCCCAAATCCATGCTCCAG GCGACGGCCGAGGCCAACAATCTGGCAGCCGTGGCGGCCGCCAAGGATCTGTACAACAAGAAAATGGAGGAG GTGTGCGGAGGCGACCGCCCCTTCCTGGCGCCCAGCGAGCTGCAGGCCCGCCACGCCGTGATCCGCGAGGAGGCGCTGCAGGTGTTCCGCGGCGTCAAGAAGATGGGCGGCGAGGAGTTCAGCCGCCGTTACCTGCAGCAGCTGGAGGGCGAGGTGGACGAGGTGTTCGTTCAGTACATCAAGCACAATGACTCCAAAAACATTTTCCATGCCGCCCGCACGCCGGCCACGCTCTTCGTGGTCATATTTGTCATGTACGTGGCGGCGGGCATTACGGGCTTTGTGGGCGTGGACATCATCGCCAGCCTGTGCAACATGGTCTTGGGCCTGGCGCTCATCACGCTCTGCACCTGGGCCTACATCCGCTACTCGGGCGAGTACAGGGAGCTGGGGGCCGTCATCGACCAGGTGGCCGGAGCCCTGTGGGACCAG GGGAACACCAATGAG gCGCTCCACAAGCTGTACAACGTAGCCGCCAATCACAGGCACCTGTACCAGCACGCCTTCCCCAGGCATCAGACCGCCGAGGCCGCCGAAGCCGGCGAGGAGCGCGACAAGAAGAAGGACTGA
- the atl1 gene encoding atlastin-1 isoform X2 — MAKHRKDRDSWGSLGDKNVYDWSSEEEESDGRARPIQVLLVKDDHTFELDEAALSRILLAEEVRDREVVAISVAGAFRKGKSFLMDFMLRYMYNHARQDWLGLADEPLTGFSWRGGSERETTGIQIWSEVFLVDRPDGTKVAVLLMDTQGTFDSQSTLRDSATVFALSTMISSMQVYNISQNVQEDDLQHLQLFTEYGRLAMEETFLKPFQSMIFLIRDWSFPYEFPYGQEGGMKFLEKRLKISENQHEELQNVRKHIHSCFTNISCFLMPHPGLKVATNPHFDGRIKEIDAEFTSNLELLVPWLLSPDNIDVKEINGSKITCRGLLEYFKAYIKIYQGEELPHPKSMLQATAEANNLAAVAAAKDLYNKKMEEVCGGDRPFLAPSELQARHAVIREEALQVFRGVKKMGGEEFSRRYLQQLEGEVDEVFVQYIKHNDSKNIFHAARTPATLFVVIFVMYVAAGITGFVGVDIIASLCNMVLGLALITLCTWAYIRYSGEYRELGAVIDQVAGALWDQGNTNEALHKLYNVAANHRHLYQHAFPRHQTAEAAEAGEERDKKKD; from the exons ATGGCGAAACAccgcaaagacagggacagctgGG GGTCCCTCGGTGACAAGAATGTCTACGACTGGAGTTCCGAAGAGGAGGAGTCGGACGGGCGGGCGCGGCCCATCCAGGTTCTGCTAGTGAAAGACGACCACACCTTCGAACTGGACGAGGCGGCGCTGAGTCGCATCCTGCTGGCCGAGGAGGTCCGGGACCGTGAGGTGGTGGCCATCTCCGTGGCCGGAGCGTTCCGTAAGGGGAAGTCCTTCCTGATGGACTTCATGCTGCGTTACATGTACAACCAT GCGCGCCAAGACTGGCTCGGTCTGGCGGACGAGCCCCTGACCGGCTTCTCCTGGAGGGGGGGCTCAGAGAGGGAGACCACCGGGATCCAGATCTGGAGTGAGGTCTTTCTGGTGGACCGACCTGATGGAACAAAG GTGGCGGTGTTGCTCATGGACACACAAGGCACCTTTGACAGCCAGTCCACACTGAGGGACTCGGCCACCGTCTTTGCCCTCAGCACCATGATCAGCTCCATGCAG GTTTACAACATCTCACAGAACGTCCAAGAGGATGACCTTCAGCACCTGCAG CTGTTCACGGAATACGGCCGACTGGCGATGGAGGAGACGTTTCTCAAACCTTTTCAG TCCATGATATTCCTCATCCGAGACTGGAGTTTCCCCTACGAGTTTCCATACGGGCAGGAAGGAGGCATGAAATTCCTGGAAAAGAGACTGAAG ATCTCGGAGAACCAGCACGAGGAGCTGCAGAATGTCCGCAAGCACATCCACTCGTGCTTCACCAACATCTCCTGCTTCCTGATGCCTCACCCGGGTCTCAAGGTGGCCACCAACCCGCACTTTGACGGACGGATTAAAG AGATCGACGCCGAGTTCACCAGCAACTTAGAGCTTCTGGTCCCGTGGCTCCTCAGTCCTGACAACATCGACGTGAAGGAGATCAACGGGAGCAAAATCACCTGCCGAGGCCTGCTGGAGTACTTCAAG GCCTACATCAAGATTTACCAGGGCGAAGAGCTCCCGCATCCCAAATCCATGCTCCAG GCGACGGCCGAGGCCAACAATCTGGCAGCCGTGGCGGCCGCCAAGGATCTGTACAACAAGAAAATGGAGGAG GTGTGCGGAGGCGACCGCCCCTTCCTGGCGCCCAGCGAGCTGCAGGCCCGCCACGCCGTGATCCGCGAGGAGGCGCTGCAGGTGTTCCGCGGCGTCAAGAAGATGGGCGGCGAGGAGTTCAGCCGCCGTTACCTGCAGCAGCTGGAGGGCGAGGTGGACGAGGTGTTCGTTCAGTACATCAAGCACAATGACTCCAAAAACATTTTCCATGCCGCCCGCACGCCGGCCACGCTCTTCGTGGTCATATTTGTCATGTACGTGGCGGCGGGCATTACGGGCTTTGTGGGCGTGGACATCATCGCCAGCCTGTGCAACATGGTCTTGGGCCTGGCGCTCATCACGCTCTGCACCTGGGCCTACATCCGCTACTCGGGCGAGTACAGGGAGCTGGGGGCCGTCATCGACCAGGTGGCCGGAGCCCTGTGGGACCAG GGGAACACCAATGAG gCGCTCCACAAGCTGTACAACGTAGCCGCCAATCACAGGCACCTGTACCAGCACGCCTTCCCCAGGCATCAGACCGCCGAGGCCGCCGAAGCCGGCGAGGAGCGCGACAAGAAGAAGGACTGA
- the sav1 gene encoding protein salvador homolog 1 gives MLSRKKSKSESSKPAEVHGKYVKKETSPLLRNLMPSFIRHGPTIPRRSDVPLPDMGPSAYPTPPSREPVASRNKSFLRPPVQRPPHEVARRESHRLSAPPYLPRSLGELPHEYAGSLQSFLTDASPVSENGDAGRYYYPSEASYYDGQQQQPRRLPERFPDDYRYYELSEHNFQRLPRQHTPPAPSRPPSGIGRIQAKSLGNLSSLTAEDMPLPAGWTVDWTIRGRKYYIDHNTNTTHWSHPLEREGLPPGWEKVESAEFGVYYVDHINKRAQYRHPCAPSVPRYDQPPPLPPPVTYQPRPAERNQPVLVPANPYHTAEIPDWLQVYARAPLKYDHILKWELFQLADLDTYQGMLKLLFMKELEHIVKSYEAYRQALLSEAEARKQRQQWYAQQPNKNFMGNM, from the exons ATGCTCTCACGAAAGAAAAGTAAAAGCGAGTCGTCGAAGCCAGCAGAGGTACACGGCAAGTACGTCAAGAAGGAGACGTCGCCGCTACTCAGAA ATCTTATGCCCTCATTCATCCGCCATGGACCCACCATTCCCAGGCGCTCTGACGTCCCCCTACCGGACATGGGACCCTCTGCATACCCCACACCCCCCAGCCGTGAGCCTGTGGCGTCCCGCAACAAGAGCTTCCTCCGGCCACCCGTGCAGAGACCCCCTCACGAGGTAGCCCGCCGCGAGAGCCACCGCTTGTCGGCGCCCCCTTACCTGCCCCGCAGTTTAGGCGAGCTTCCCCACGAGTACGCCGGCTCGTTGCAATCCTTCCTGACGGATGCGAGCCCCGTGTCGGAGAACGGAGACGCCGGGCGCTATTATTACCCCTCGGAGGCGTCATACTACGacggccagcagcagcagccgagGAGACTCCCGGAGCGTTTCCCTGACGACTATCGCTACTACGAGCTCAGTGAACACAACTTCCAAAGACTCCCGCGGCAACACACCCCCCCTGCTCCGAGCAGACCCCCCTCAG GCATAGGTCGAATACAGGCCAAGTCCCTGGGGAACCTCTCTAGTCTCACAGCGGAGGACATGCCCCTCCCCGCCGGCTGGACCGTGGACTGGACCATCCGTGGCAGGAAGTACTACATCGACCACAACACTAACACCACGCACTGGAGCCACCCTCTGGAAAGGGAGGGGCTCCCTCCGGGCTGGGAGAAAGTGGAGTCGGCCGAGTTTGGGGTGTACTACGTGGATCACATCAACAAGCGGGCGCAGTACCGACACCCCTGCGCTCCCag CGTTCCTCGCTATGACCAGCCGCCGCCTCTACCGCCTCCGGTCACCTACCAGCCGCGGCCTGCTGAGAGGAACCAGCCGGTGCTGGTCCCAGCCAACCCTTACCACACTGCCGAGATCCCAGATTGGCTGCAGGTCTACGCCCGTGCCCCCCTCAA GTACGACCACATCCTGAAGTGGGAGCTCTTCCAACTAGCCGACCTGGACACGTACCAGGGCATGCTGAAGTTGCTCTTCATGAAGGAGCTGGAGCACATCGTCAAGTCGTACGAGGCGTACCGCCAGGCGCTGCTCTCCGAGGCGGAGGCTCGCAAGCAGCGGCAGCAGTGGTACGCTCAGCAGCCCAACAAGAACTTCATGGGGAACATGTGA